One part of the Phacochoerus africanus isolate WHEZ1 chromosome 7, ROS_Pafr_v1, whole genome shotgun sequence genome encodes these proteins:
- the MLF2 gene encoding myeloid leukemia factor 2 → MFRFMRDVEPEDPMFLMDPFAIHRQHMNRMLSGGFGYSPFLSITDGSMPGTRPASRRMQPGAVSPFGMLGMSGGFMDMFGMMNDMIGNMEHMTAGGNCQTFSSSTVISYSNTGDGAPKVYQETSEMRSAPGGIRETRRTVRDSDSGLEQMSIGHHIRDRAHILQRSRNHRTGDQEERQDYINLDESEAAAFDDEWRRETSRYRQQRPLEFRRHEASGGGGRRAEGPPRLAIQGPEDSPSRQPRRYDW, encoded by the exons ATGTTCCGCTTCATGAGGGACGTGGAGCCTGAGGACCCCATGTTCTTGAT GGACCCCTTTGCCATTCACCGTCAGCACATGAACCGGATGTTGTCGGGTGGCTTTGGATACAGCCCCTTCCTCAGCATCACAGATGGCAGCATGCCAGGGACCAGGCCTGCCAGCCGCAGGATGCAG CCTGGGGCCGTCTCTCCCTTTGGGATGCTGGGAATG TCGGGCGGCTTCATGGACATGTTTGGGATGATGAACGACATGATTGGGAACATG GAGCACATGACAGCCGGAGGTAATTGCCAGACCTTTTCGTCCTCCACTGTCATCTCCTACTCCAACACGGGCGACGGTGCCCCCAAGGTCTACCAGGAGACTTCCGAGATGCGCTCGGCCCCGGGCGGG ATCCGGGAGACTCGGAGGACCGTCCGGGACTCGGACAGCGGGCTGGAGCAGATGTCCATCGGGCATCACATTCGAGACCGGGCTCACATCCTGCAGCGCTCCCGAAACCACCGCACAGGGGACCAGGAGGAGCGGCAGGACTACATCAACCTGGATGAGA GTGAGGCCGCAGCATTTGACGATGAGTGGCGGAGGGAGACCTCCCGATACCGGCAGCAGCGCCCTCTGGAATTTCGCCGGCATGAGGCTTCAGGGGGCGGGGGACGAAGGGCTGAGGGGCCTCCCCGCCTGGCTATACAGGGCCCCGAGGACTCCCCATCCCGACAGCCCCGCCGCTATGACTGGTGA